A window from Thiosulfatimonas sediminis encodes these proteins:
- a CDS encoding hydrolase or metal-binding protein, giving the protein MLKGLMLTPPVIGRISIGQVVEKNGKRLPQKDDQFTLTSQLQTSDGWLKHPLDEQLRAQDKAGKKLREIPVQLLFSDPDLNLRAEYSFFERDTGRPFCVGNGETCQRRTPSGIETLPCPSPEACEFASGYCKPYGRLNVIVENPSTEGSEDSQDSQDPLGSFIFRTTGFNSIRTLAARLQYFAAISGKRLACLPLALKLRGKSTRQSYGRPIYYVDLTLRSGLSLEETLGIAQAIDEQRQAMGYDQAALDRAAKKGYQQGAFEESSDEAMDVVEEFYPELHAQTITPVTHAQPTQSNGVKAVNGKSTPSRLAQAVQTQVTAQQ; this is encoded by the coding sequence ATGTTAAAAGGACTCATGCTGACCCCGCCGGTCATTGGACGTATTTCCATCGGTCAAGTGGTGGAGAAAAACGGCAAACGTCTGCCGCAAAAAGACGATCAATTTACGCTGACCTCTCAACTGCAAACCTCGGACGGTTGGTTAAAGCATCCGCTGGACGAACAGTTACGAGCACAGGACAAGGCAGGCAAAAAGCTCAGAGAGATTCCGGTGCAATTGCTGTTTAGTGATCCCGATTTGAATCTACGTGCCGAATACAGCTTTTTTGAGCGAGACACCGGACGTCCGTTTTGTGTCGGTAATGGCGAAACCTGCCAACGCAGAACACCGAGCGGCATTGAAACCCTACCTTGCCCCAGTCCTGAGGCGTGTGAGTTTGCCAGTGGCTATTGCAAGCCTTATGGTCGCTTAAACGTGATTGTTGAGAACCCAAGCACAGAGGGATCCGAAGATTCCCAAGACTCTCAAGACCCTCTAGGTAGCTTTATATTCCGTACCACGGGCTTTAACTCCATTCGCACCTTGGCGGCACGCCTGCAATATTTTGCAGCGATCTCTGGTAAGCGTTTAGCCTGCTTACCGCTGGCGTTAAAACTTCGAGGTAAGTCCACCCGACAAAGTTATGGTCGCCCAATCTACTATGTGGACCTGACTTTACGCTCTGGTTTATCACTGGAAGAAACCCTTGGCATTGCCCAAGCCATTGATGAACAACGCCAAGCAATGGGCTATGACCAAGCGGCTCTCGATCGTGCTGCCAAAAAAGGTTATCAGCAAGGTGCCTTTGAAGAATCTAGTGATGAAGCGATGGACGTGGTGGAAGAGTTTTATCCAGAACTTCATGCTCAAACGATCACGCCTGTTACTCACGCTCAACCCACTCAATCAAATGGGGTCAAAGCGGTCAACGGCAAATCCACCCCATCCCGATTAGCTCAAGCCGTGCAAACGCAAGTGACTGCACAGCAATAA